From a single Microbacterium murale genomic region:
- the paaE gene encoding 1,2-phenylacetyl-CoA epoxidase subunit PaaE, which produces MRTATRRRGRFHELAVSDVRPLTAESIEVTFAVPPELQGDYDYLPGQYVALRAHVEGHEVRRSYSICRPPTSGSISVGIKRDRGGLFSVWAHENLKPGDRIEVMSPEGTFTTNLPDLDHAHIAGIAAGSGVTPMMALASHVLASSPTAQFSLIYTNRATQDVMFLDDLADLKDRYPARLALHHVLSREQRTAPLLSGRIDAEKLNAILDDLLPPHTVTEWFLCGPFDLVALCRETLEGRGVPHDSIRFELFTSDADGPRIDRGRPVVVSEGDEMRLIEFTLDGLSSTVESPVPANEAILDAALRVRGDVPFACAGGVCGTCRARLIEGEVRMTQNYALEPDEIERGYILTCQSHPTTKNVVVDYDT; this is translated from the coding sequence ATGAGAACCGCGACGCGACGCCGAGGCCGCTTCCACGAACTCGCCGTCTCCGATGTCCGGCCGCTGACGGCGGAGAGCATCGAGGTCACGTTCGCGGTGCCGCCCGAGCTGCAGGGCGACTACGACTATCTTCCCGGGCAGTACGTGGCCCTGCGGGCACACGTCGAAGGGCATGAGGTACGGCGCAGCTACTCGATCTGCCGACCGCCCACCTCCGGCAGTATCAGTGTCGGCATCAAGCGCGACCGTGGCGGGCTGTTCTCGGTCTGGGCGCACGAGAATCTGAAGCCGGGCGACCGCATCGAGGTGATGAGCCCCGAGGGCACGTTCACCACGAACCTGCCTGACCTCGACCATGCGCACATCGCCGGGATCGCCGCCGGCTCCGGCGTGACGCCGATGATGGCGCTGGCATCTCACGTGCTGGCATCCTCGCCGACCGCGCAGTTCAGCCTGATCTACACGAACCGCGCCACGCAGGACGTCATGTTCCTCGACGACCTCGCCGATCTGAAGGATCGCTACCCCGCACGTCTCGCCCTGCACCATGTGCTCTCCCGCGAGCAGCGCACCGCACCGCTGCTCTCCGGGCGCATCGACGCCGAGAAGCTGAACGCGATCCTCGACGACCTGCTGCCGCCGCACACGGTGACCGAGTGGTTCCTGTGCGGGCCGTTCGACCTCGTCGCCCTCTGCCGCGAGACGCTCGAGGGCCGAGGGGTGCCGCACGACAGCATCCGCTTCGAGTTGTTCACGAGCGACGCCGACGGCCCGCGCATCGATCGTGGACGGCCCGTCGTCGTCAGCGAGGGCGACGAGATGCGCCTGATCGAGTTCACCCTCGACGGGCTGTCATCGACGGTCGAGTCGCCGGTACCCGCGAACGAGGCGATTCTGGATGCTGCGCTGCGAGTACGCGGCGACGTGCCGTTCGCGTGCGCAGGAGGAGTCTGCGGCACGTGCCGCGCGCGGCTGATCGAGGGCGAGGTGCGGATGACGCAGAACTACGCGCTCGAGCCCGACGAGATCGAGCGCGGATACATCCTCACCTGTCAGTCCCACCCGACGACGAAGAACGTCGTCGTCGACTACGACACCTGA
- the paaA gene encoding 1,2-phenylacetyl-CoA epoxidase subunit PaaA, with translation MATLDVAAEPSAEQRRFDEIIAADSRIEPRDWMPDAYRRALIRQIGQHAHSEIIGMQPEGNWITRAPSLKRKAILMAKVQDEAGHGLYLYSAAQTLGITRDEMTMQLIEGKAKYSSIFNYPTPTWADMGAIGWLVDGAAICNQVPLCRASYGPYGRAMIRICKEESFHQRQGFEILLALMQGSDAQREMAQDAVNRWYWPSLMMFGPPDGDSPNSAQSMAWNIKRFSNDELRQRFIGMLVPQAEALGIALPDPELHFDEKTQQYVGGEIDWTEFFEVLGGNGPMNVERLRARREAHEDGAWVREAAAEYARKKATRNSKEAA, from the coding sequence ATGGCCACCCTTGATGTCGCCGCTGAACCCTCCGCCGAGCAGCGCCGGTTCGACGAGATCATCGCCGCCGACTCGCGCATCGAGCCGCGCGACTGGATGCCGGATGCCTACCGCCGCGCGCTGATCCGTCAGATCGGGCAGCACGCGCACTCCGAGATCATCGGCATGCAGCCCGAGGGCAACTGGATCACTCGCGCCCCGAGCCTCAAGCGCAAGGCGATCCTGATGGCGAAGGTGCAGGACGAGGCCGGCCACGGCCTCTACCTCTACTCGGCCGCGCAGACGCTCGGCATCACCCGCGACGAGATGACCATGCAGCTCATCGAGGGCAAGGCGAAGTATTCGTCGATCTTCAACTACCCCACCCCGACCTGGGCCGACATGGGTGCGATCGGGTGGCTCGTCGACGGCGCGGCGATCTGCAACCAGGTGCCGTTGTGCCGTGCCTCCTACGGACCGTACGGGCGAGCGATGATCCGCATCTGCAAGGAGGAGTCGTTCCACCAGCGACAGGGCTTCGAGATCCTGCTGGCGCTGATGCAGGGATCGGATGCGCAGCGCGAGATGGCGCAGGATGCTGTGAACCGCTGGTACTGGCCGAGCCTGATGATGTTCGGCCCTCCCGATGGCGACTCGCCCAACTCGGCGCAGTCAATGGCGTGGAACATCAAACGGTTCTCCAACGACGAACTGCGCCAGCGCTTCATCGGGATGCTGGTGCCGCAGGCCGAGGCGCTCGGCATCGCACTGCCCGACCCGGAGCTGCACTTCGACGAGAAGACCCAGCAGTACGTGGGCGGCGAAATCGACTGGACCGAGTTCTTCGAGGTGCTCGGCGGCAACGGTCCGATGAACGTCGAACGCCTGCGGGCGCGGCGCGAGGCGCACGAAGACGGCGCCTGGGTGCGCGAGGCCGCGGCGGAGTATGCCCGCAAGAAGGCGACACGGAACTCGAAGGAGGCCGCGTGA
- a CDS encoding pilus assembly protein CpaE → MITRELAVALRQAGLVWLPQSGDRFLLDLPDEVELEVEAEIFTVSEMTIEARRTPLGTDLAFNGTTEWALDSVELADAVWLPREDQLRDLLRGTFRRLVRLEDSFLVEIEISGEVLRFEHPDPSEAYGRALLALVSRSR, encoded by the coding sequence GTGATCACCCGCGAACTCGCGGTCGCACTGCGGCAGGCCGGCCTCGTGTGGCTCCCCCAGAGCGGCGACCGTTTCCTGCTCGACCTCCCCGACGAGGTCGAGCTCGAGGTCGAGGCCGAGATCTTCACCGTCAGCGAGATGACCATCGAGGCGCGTCGGACGCCGCTCGGCACCGACCTGGCGTTCAACGGCACGACCGAGTGGGCGCTCGATTCGGTCGAGCTGGCGGACGCCGTGTGGCTGCCCCGCGAGGATCAGCTGCGCGACCTGTTGCGCGGCACCTTCCGCAGGCTGGTCCGCCTGGAGGACTCTTTCCTGGTGGAGATCGAGATCAGTGGTGAGGTGCTGCGTTTCGAGCATCCCGATCCGTCAGAAGCGTACGGCCGGGCGCTCCTGGCGCTCGTCTCCCGCTCCCGCTGA
- a CDS encoding enoyl-CoA hydratase/isomerase family protein, producing MIELTIADGVAHVVLNAPEKRNALDVAALADLGAAYDEAAAAGVRALVLRGEGAGFCAGRDIAGVDPVTDDVTGYLEGRVTPLLQKMSAFPAPTFAAAHGACLGVGLGLLIATDVVYVADTAKIGSPFAALGATLDSGGHALFFERLGAHKTLDLIYTGRLMSGTEAVQSGLFSRVLPATEVVAATDAAATSAAIGATRAFLASKRLIARLRDERLALWDAVAEENANQASLRDTADYHEGFAAFQQKRKAEFTGR from the coding sequence ATGATCGAGCTGACCATCGCCGACGGGGTCGCCCACGTCGTGCTGAACGCGCCGGAGAAGCGCAATGCGCTCGACGTCGCCGCTCTGGCCGACCTCGGCGCGGCCTACGACGAGGCCGCAGCGGCCGGCGTGCGGGCGCTGGTGCTGCGCGGCGAGGGCGCGGGATTCTGCGCGGGGCGCGACATCGCCGGTGTCGACCCTGTCACCGACGATGTGACCGGGTACCTCGAGGGCAGGGTCACTCCGTTGCTGCAGAAGATGTCGGCATTCCCCGCCCCCACGTTCGCCGCCGCGCACGGCGCATGCCTCGGCGTCGGACTCGGCCTGTTGATCGCCACAGACGTCGTGTACGTCGCCGACACCGCGAAGATCGGATCGCCGTTCGCCGCGCTCGGCGCGACGCTGGACTCCGGCGGGCACGCATTGTTCTTCGAGCGGCTCGGAGCGCACAAGACGCTCGACCTGATCTACACCGGCCGGCTGATGAGCGGCACCGAGGCAGTGCAGTCCGGGTTGTTCTCACGGGTGCTGCCGGCCACCGAAGTCGTTGCGGCGACGGATGCCGCGGCAACCAGCGCCGCCATCGGCGCGACCCGGGCGTTCCTCGCCAGCAAACGACTGATCGCCAGGCTGCGCGACGAGCGTCTCGCGCTGTGGGATGCCGTGGCCGAGGAGAACGCGAACCAGGCGTCGCTGCGCGACACCGCCGACTACCACGAGGGCTTCGCGGCGTTCCAGCAGAAGCGCAAGGCGGAGTTCACGGGGCGCTGA
- the paaD gene encoding 1,2-phenylacetyl-CoA epoxidase subunit PaaD, producing the protein MVSATTTRREHAWAIAATVTDPEIPVLTIEDLGVLRDVTLDRMKVIVTLTPTYSGCPALDAMRDDVTSALTAAGFDDVEVRTTLSPAWTTDWMTDAGKQKLHAYGIAPPHGRAALGQGPIRLRLAVKCPRCGSLDTREIARFGSTSCKALFECRTCLEPFDHFKVL; encoded by the coding sequence ATGGTGAGCGCCACGACCACGCGCCGCGAGCATGCCTGGGCGATCGCCGCCACGGTGACCGACCCGGAGATCCCCGTGCTCACGATCGAGGATCTCGGCGTCCTCCGCGACGTGACGCTGGATCGCATGAAAGTGATCGTCACGCTCACCCCCACATACAGCGGATGCCCCGCGCTCGACGCGATGCGCGACGATGTGACGTCTGCGCTGACGGCAGCGGGCTTCGATGACGTCGAGGTGCGCACGACTCTGTCGCCGGCGTGGACGACGGATTGGATGACGGATGCCGGCAAGCAGAAGCTCCATGCCTACGGCATCGCCCCACCGCACGGCCGCGCCGCGCTCGGGCAGGGACCGATCCGGCTGCGGTTGGCGGTGAAGTGCCCTCGTTGCGGATCGCTCGACACCCGCGAGATCGCCCGGTTCGGTTCGACATCGTGCAAGGCGCTCTTCGAGTGCCGCACGTGCCTCGAGCCCTTCGACCACTTCAAGGTGCTGTGA
- the paaC gene encoding 1,2-phenylacetyl-CoA epoxidase subunit PaaC — protein MSDSRPLPHVTVDEVELSAELTGDADATATPAVAEYALWLGDDALILSQQLGGWIAHAPELEEDVALGNIAIDLLGHARSLLHYASTAWAGTADGRSEDDLAYFRDEPEFRSAWLFEQPNGDFAQTIARQLAASVYMFELYSALRASKDATLAAVAEKALKEVDYHRDHAVQWTLRLAGGTEESRRRMIRAVRDVWPYVDELFRDEPLIDELDGIAVRPSTLRAGFDAVIEPVFTEAELDVPDVRASSGGGRRGSHFPAMGHLLAEMQVLARQHPGASW, from the coding sequence GTGAGCGACTCCCGTCCGCTCCCGCACGTCACGGTCGACGAGGTGGAGCTCTCCGCCGAACTCACCGGCGACGCCGACGCCACCGCGACTCCGGCCGTCGCCGAGTACGCGCTCTGGCTCGGCGACGACGCACTGATCCTGTCGCAGCAGCTCGGCGGATGGATCGCGCACGCGCCCGAGCTCGAAGAGGACGTCGCGCTCGGCAACATCGCGATCGATCTGCTTGGTCACGCGCGCTCGTTGCTGCACTATGCCTCTACAGCCTGGGCCGGCACCGCCGACGGCCGCAGCGAGGACGACCTGGCGTACTTCCGCGATGAGCCGGAGTTCCGCAGCGCCTGGCTCTTCGAGCAGCCCAACGGAGACTTCGCTCAGACGATCGCACGGCAGCTCGCGGCATCCGTCTACATGTTCGAGCTCTACTCGGCTCTCCGGGCGTCGAAGGATGCGACGCTCGCCGCGGTCGCCGAGAAGGCGCTGAAGGAGGTCGACTACCACCGCGACCACGCCGTGCAGTGGACGCTGCGCCTTGCCGGCGGCACAGAGGAATCGCGACGCCGGATGATCCGCGCGGTACGGGATGTCTGGCCGTACGTCGACGAGCTGTTCCGCGACGAACCGCTGATCGACGAGCTCGACGGCATCGCGGTTCGTCCATCCACGCTGCGTGCCGGATTCGACGCCGTGATCGAGCCGGTCTTCACCGAGGCGGAACTCGACGTCCCCGACGTTCGGGCATCATCCGGCGGCGGACGACGCGGCAGCCACTTCCCCGCCATGGGGCACCTCCTCGCCGAGATGCAGGTCTTGGCCAGACAGCATCCGGGGGCATCATGGTGA
- the paaB gene encoding 1,2-phenylacetyl-CoA epoxidase subunit PaaB — MVSTETAAETWPLWEVFVRANRGMSHVHAGSLHAPDAALAVRNARDLYTRRGEGTSIWVVPADAITTSDPDAKGSFFESPAGKNYRHAVYYTASEGVPHL; from the coding sequence ATGGTCAGCACGGAGACTGCCGCCGAGACCTGGCCGCTGTGGGAGGTGTTCGTCCGCGCGAACCGTGGGATGAGCCACGTGCACGCCGGGTCGCTGCATGCGCCAGACGCCGCGCTCGCCGTTCGCAACGCCCGCGACCTGTACACGCGCCGCGGCGAGGGCACATCCATCTGGGTCGTTCCGGCGGACGCCATCACCACGAGCGATCCGGACGCCAAGGGCTCGTTCTTCGAGAGTCCAGCGGGCAAGAACTACCGTCACGCGGTGTACTACACCGCATCCGAGGGGGTGCCGCACCTGTGA